The Peromyscus maniculatus bairdii isolate BWxNUB_F1_BW_parent chromosome 6, HU_Pman_BW_mat_3.1, whole genome shotgun sequence genome has a segment encoding these proteins:
- the LOC102921824 gene encoding acidic mammalian chitinase-like isoform X2: MLYKTNKDCAGSVLRATMSKLILIIGLNVLLLNVQLGSAYQLMCYFNTWAHYQSDVKGIKPNDIDPCLCTHLIYSFTGMWKNNITTTQSKALDDYKDFNDLKKRNNQLKTLLSIGCWNFRAAPFITMVSTPESRQSFITSVIKFLRKYAFDGLNLSWQYPGCHGSPPRNKHLFTVLIQEIRKAFEKEGSKNKRPRLLVTASVAGVVPTIKSGYEIPQLSQSLDYIQLMTYDLHGSWEGYTGENSPLYKSPTETGIKAFYNIKYIMENWKKNGAAPEKLIVGFPAYGHTFILSDSSKTEIGAPSNRGGHPGPYTKKTGLWAYHEICTFLKKGATQVWNAAQQVPYAYHGNEWVGYDNIKSFHIKAQWLKKNSFGGAMIWAIDMDDFNGSFCDQGCKVTAIPASGVGRQNLEPVLLLSSK, translated from the exons GTCTCAATGTCCTCCTACTGAATGTCCAGCTGG GCTCTGCCTACCAGCTGATGTGTTACTTCAACACCTGGGCTCACTATCAGTCAGATGTGAAAGGTATTAAGCCCAATGACATTGACCCCTGCCTGTGTACTCACTTAATCTATTCCTTTACTGGGATGTGGAAAAACAATATCACCACGACCCAATCGAAAGCCTTGGATGACTACAAAGACTTTAATGACTTGAAAAAAAg gAACAACCAGCTGAAAACACTTCTGTCCATTGGATGCTGGAACTTTAGAGCTGCCCC TTTTATCACCATGGTCTCTACTCCTGAGAGCCGTCAGTCTTTCATTACTTCAGTTATCAAATTCCTGCGAAAGTATGCATTTGATGGACTGAACTTATCTTGGCAgtaccctggctgtcatggaagcCCTCCTAGGAACAAGCATCTCTTTACTGTCCTTATACAG GAAATACGGAAAGCATTTGAGAAGGAGGGGAGTAAGAATAAAAGGCCTAGGCTGTTGGTCACTGCCTCAGTTGCTGGTGTTGTCCCCACAATCAAATCCGGCTATGAGATCCCCCAACTGTCACA GTCCTTGGACTATATTCAACTCATGACCTATGACCTCCATGGATCTTGGGAAGGCTACACTGGAGAAAACAGTCCCCTTTACAAATCTCCAACTGAAACTGGGATCAAGGCCTTCTACAACATA AAATACATCATGgaaaattggaagaaaaatgGGGCAGCACCTGAGAAGCTCATTGTTGGATTCCCAGCATATGGACACACCTTTATCCTGAGTGACTCCTCTAAAACTGAAATTGGTGCCCCTAGCAATCGTGGTGGCCATCCAGgaccctacacaaagaaaaccgGACTCTGGGCCTACCATGAG ATTTGCACATTCCTGAAAAAGGGAGCCACTCAGGTCTGGAACGCTGCTCAACAAGTTCCCTATGCCTACCATGGTAATGAATGGGTTGGCTATGACAATATCAAGAGCTTTCATATCAAG GCTCAGTGGCTTAAGAAGAACAGCTTTGGAGGTGCCATGATCTGGGCTATTGATATGGATGACTTTAATGGCTCTTTCTGTGATCAAG GTTGCAAAGTTACTGCTATTCCAGCCAGTGGGGTTGGGAGGCAGAACTTGGAGCCTGTGTTGCTACTCAGTAGCAAATAA
- the LOC102921824 gene encoding acidic mammalian chitinase-like isoform X3 — protein MLYKTNKDCAGSVLRATMSKLILIIGLNVLLLNVQLGSAYQLMCYFNTWAHYQSDVKGIKPNDIDPCLCTHLIYSFTGMWKNNITTTQSKALDDYKDFNDLKKRNNQLKTLLSIGCWNFRAAPFITMVSTPESRQSFITSVIKFLRKYAFDGLNLSWQYPGCHGSPPRNKHLFTVLIQEIRKAFEKEGSKNKRPRLLVTASVAGVVPTIKSGYEIPQLSQSLDYIQLMTYDLHGSWEGYTGENSPLYKSPTETGIKAFYNIKYIMENWKKNGAAPEKLIVGFPAYGHTFILSDSSKTEIGAPSNRGGHPGPYTKKTGLWAYHEAQWLKKNSFGGAMIWAIDMDDFNGSFCDQGRFPLTSTLKKVLKVHSASCKVTAIPASGVGRQNLEPVLLLSSK, from the exons GTCTCAATGTCCTCCTACTGAATGTCCAGCTGG GCTCTGCCTACCAGCTGATGTGTTACTTCAACACCTGGGCTCACTATCAGTCAGATGTGAAAGGTATTAAGCCCAATGACATTGACCCCTGCCTGTGTACTCACTTAATCTATTCCTTTACTGGGATGTGGAAAAACAATATCACCACGACCCAATCGAAAGCCTTGGATGACTACAAAGACTTTAATGACTTGAAAAAAAg gAACAACCAGCTGAAAACACTTCTGTCCATTGGATGCTGGAACTTTAGAGCTGCCCC TTTTATCACCATGGTCTCTACTCCTGAGAGCCGTCAGTCTTTCATTACTTCAGTTATCAAATTCCTGCGAAAGTATGCATTTGATGGACTGAACTTATCTTGGCAgtaccctggctgtcatggaagcCCTCCTAGGAACAAGCATCTCTTTACTGTCCTTATACAG GAAATACGGAAAGCATTTGAGAAGGAGGGGAGTAAGAATAAAAGGCCTAGGCTGTTGGTCACTGCCTCAGTTGCTGGTGTTGTCCCCACAATCAAATCCGGCTATGAGATCCCCCAACTGTCACA GTCCTTGGACTATATTCAACTCATGACCTATGACCTCCATGGATCTTGGGAAGGCTACACTGGAGAAAACAGTCCCCTTTACAAATCTCCAACTGAAACTGGGATCAAGGCCTTCTACAACATA AAATACATCATGgaaaattggaagaaaaatgGGGCAGCACCTGAGAAGCTCATTGTTGGATTCCCAGCATATGGACACACCTTTATCCTGAGTGACTCCTCTAAAACTGAAATTGGTGCCCCTAGCAATCGTGGTGGCCATCCAGgaccctacacaaagaaaaccgGACTCTGGGCCTACCATGAG GCTCAGTGGCTTAAGAAGAACAGCTTTGGAGGTGCCATGATCTGGGCTATTGATATGGATGACTTTAATGGCTCTTTCTGTGATCAAGGTAGATTCCCCCTGACCTCCACCTTGAAGAAAGTACTCAAAGTACACAGTGCAA GTTGCAAAGTTACTGCTATTCCAGCCAGTGGGGTTGGGAGGCAGAACTTGGAGCCTGTGTTGCTACTCAGTAGCAAATAA
- the LOC102921824 gene encoding chitinase-like protein 3 isoform X1, with protein MLYKTNKDCAGSVLRATMSKLILIIGLNVLLLNVQLGSAYQLMCYFNTWAHYQSDVKGIKPNDIDPCLCTHLIYSFTGMWKNNITTTQSKALDDYKDFNDLKKRNNQLKTLLSIGCWNFRAAPFITMVSTPESRQSFITSVIKFLRKYAFDGLNLSWQYPGCHGSPPRNKHLFTVLIQEIRKAFEKEGSKNKRPRLLVTASVAGVVPTIKSGYEIPQLSQSLDYIQLMTYDLHGSWEGYTGENSPLYKSPTETGIKAFYNIKYIMENWKKNGAAPEKLIVGFPAYGHTFILSDSSKTEIGAPSNRGGHPGPYTKKTGLWAYHEICTFLKKGATQVWNAAQQVPYAYHGNEWVGYDNIKSFHIKAQWLKKNSFGGAMIWAIDMDDFNGSFCDQGRFPLTSTLKKVLKVHSASCKVTAIPASGVGRQNLEPVLLLSSK; from the exons GTCTCAATGTCCTCCTACTGAATGTCCAGCTGG GCTCTGCCTACCAGCTGATGTGTTACTTCAACACCTGGGCTCACTATCAGTCAGATGTGAAAGGTATTAAGCCCAATGACATTGACCCCTGCCTGTGTACTCACTTAATCTATTCCTTTACTGGGATGTGGAAAAACAATATCACCACGACCCAATCGAAAGCCTTGGATGACTACAAAGACTTTAATGACTTGAAAAAAAg gAACAACCAGCTGAAAACACTTCTGTCCATTGGATGCTGGAACTTTAGAGCTGCCCC TTTTATCACCATGGTCTCTACTCCTGAGAGCCGTCAGTCTTTCATTACTTCAGTTATCAAATTCCTGCGAAAGTATGCATTTGATGGACTGAACTTATCTTGGCAgtaccctggctgtcatggaagcCCTCCTAGGAACAAGCATCTCTTTACTGTCCTTATACAG GAAATACGGAAAGCATTTGAGAAGGAGGGGAGTAAGAATAAAAGGCCTAGGCTGTTGGTCACTGCCTCAGTTGCTGGTGTTGTCCCCACAATCAAATCCGGCTATGAGATCCCCCAACTGTCACA GTCCTTGGACTATATTCAACTCATGACCTATGACCTCCATGGATCTTGGGAAGGCTACACTGGAGAAAACAGTCCCCTTTACAAATCTCCAACTGAAACTGGGATCAAGGCCTTCTACAACATA AAATACATCATGgaaaattggaagaaaaatgGGGCAGCACCTGAGAAGCTCATTGTTGGATTCCCAGCATATGGACACACCTTTATCCTGAGTGACTCCTCTAAAACTGAAATTGGTGCCCCTAGCAATCGTGGTGGCCATCCAGgaccctacacaaagaaaaccgGACTCTGGGCCTACCATGAG ATTTGCACATTCCTGAAAAAGGGAGCCACTCAGGTCTGGAACGCTGCTCAACAAGTTCCCTATGCCTACCATGGTAATGAATGGGTTGGCTATGACAATATCAAGAGCTTTCATATCAAG GCTCAGTGGCTTAAGAAGAACAGCTTTGGAGGTGCCATGATCTGGGCTATTGATATGGATGACTTTAATGGCTCTTTCTGTGATCAAGGTAGATTCCCCCTGACCTCCACCTTGAAGAAAGTACTCAAAGTACACAGTGCAA GTTGCAAAGTTACTGCTATTCCAGCCAGTGGGGTTGGGAGGCAGAACTTGGAGCCTGTGTTGCTACTCAGTAGCAAATAA